The sequence GCTGGGGCTGCTGCACGATCCCAACGCCCTGGCCACCGCATTGCTCACCGCCCAGCGCGTCGACCCCGACGCCCTCGCGGCCTCGGTCACCCTGCCGCCCGGCGGTGCCGAATCACCCGCCTTGATTCCGTTCAGCGGTCCGGCCCGCAAGGCCCTGGAGTTGACTTTCCGCACCGCACTTCGCCTCGGCCACAACTACATCGGCACCGAGCACCTCCTGTTGGCGCTGCTGGAAGCAGAGGATGACACCGGTCCCCTGCATCGCGCCGGGGTCGACCGCGAGCGGGCCGAAGCCGACCTGGCCAAAGCCCTGGAGGCGATCACCGCGAACCTGGCCGCTCCCGGCACGGAAACCACGAACTGACCGGCGAAACCGCCGGTCTGCGAACCCGCCAGGCCAAGGCTGCTGCACCCGCGATCCCGATGTGCCATCATGCCCAGATGCATCGCTGGATTCTGGCCCTGGTCACTTCCGTCGTCACCGCGTTGGCTGCCCTGCTGACGCCCGCCGCCGGACACGCCACGCCGACCACCACCGCGGAGGCGCCGATCGGGCGCCTCGGCGACACGCTGCGCATCCAATACCACGACGAGGCGTTCGGCCCGATCGTCGCCGATGTCACCGTCCACGACGTGGTGCCCAGCGAGATCCCCCCGGGCTGGGGCGCGAACGGCACGCCGCGCTGGCGCAACCAGGGCGGTCCGTGGCGGGCGAACGTGACCATCCACCCGATCGCGGTGCCCAACCCCTACATCATGGCGGCCTCAGTCACCTTCGACGGTGTCACGCCCGGCGGCGACGCCTACGTGTCCAAGCACACCGACGACCCCACCACCCTGGATGCGGTGCTCACCAACGCTCCCGCGGGCTCCACCGTCAACGGCGGTGTCTACTGGGATGTCTACCGCGGCTTGGTCACCCACGTGGTGATGCTGTCGCGCAACACCGGACTGCGCCTGGCGCAGTGGAATCTGTGAGCTAACCCGCGGGTTTGATGCGGTGGTCCAGCTTCGGCTCTCCTCCGTCGAGCCTCGCTAACCCCCGGGTTTGATGCGGTGGTCCAGCTTCGGCTCTCCTTCATCGAGCCTCGCTAACCCCCGGGTTTGATGCGGTGGTCCAGCTTCGGCTCTCCTTCGTCGAGCCTCGCTAACCCCCGCTGCTCAACGCGAGCAGTCGCGAGGTGGCCCGCAGGTACTTCTTGCGGTAACCGCCGGCCAGCATCTCGGCGCTGAAAATCTGGTCGAGTTTGGCGCCGGAAGCCACCACCGGGATGCCCGCGTCATACAGGCGATCGGTGAGTGCCACCAACCGCAGCGCCACGTTCTGGTCCTCAATGGCGTGCGCACCGGTGAGGAACACCGCGGTGACGCCCTCGATCAGCGTCAGGTAGCGCGACGGATGCATGGTGGCCAGGTGGGCGCACAGCCCGTCGAAGTCGTCCAGCGTCGCTCCCGGCCGCGCCGCGGCGCGCTGCGTGACCTGTTGCGCTGAGGGCGGTTCGGGCGCCGGCGGCAGGTCCCGGTGCCGATAGTCGGGGCCGTCAACCCGAACCGGGGTGAAAATGCTTGCCAGCGCACTGATCTCGCGCAGAAAGTCCTGCACAGCGAAGCGGCCTTCGCCGAGCTGCTCGGGCAACGTGTTCGATGTCGCGGCAATCGAGACCCCGCGCGCCACCAGTTCGGACAGCAGCCGCGACACCAAGGTGGTGTTGCCGGGATCGTCGAGTTCGAACTCGTCGATGCACACCACGGTGTAGCCGCCGAGCAATTCGATGCACTCGGTGAAGCCGAACACCCCGGCCAACTGGGTCAGCTCCATGAACGTCGCGAACGCCGTGCCAGGCGGCTCAGCGGCCGCGGTGTCGGTGATCGCGTGGTAGACCGAGGCCAGCAGGTGCGTCTTGCCGACACCGAAACCACCGTCGAGGTAGATACCCACGCCCGGCAACACCTCGCGCTTGCCCAGCAGCTTGCGCCGTCCGGCGCGCCGGGTGACCGCCTGCGTGCAGAACGCGGTGCACGCCGTCACCGCGGCGGCCTGGCTGGGTTGCGCCGGGTCCGGGCGGTAGCTGGCGAAGCTGGCCCCGGCGAACGTCGGGGGCGGTTTGAGCTGCGCGATCAACCGTTCCGGAGAGACCGCCGGCTGCCTGTCCACCAGGTGGTCGATCGACTCGGCGGCTGGATTGGGCACGCACGAACTGTAGTCACATGGTGCAATCGAGGCCATGTCCGACCTCAGCGCAGACCCCGGATTCACCCTGCTGGGCTCCACGGCGCCCGTCGACGACGCCGAACTGGGCCGGCTGTACGCCTATCCCGAAACCAGCGAGCCGCGCGTGTGGGTGCGGGCCAATTTCATCGGCAGCATCGACGGCGGCGCGACGGTCGCCGGCACGTCCGGTGGACTGGCCGGGCCCGGCGACCGGTCCCTGTTCATGCTGCTGCGGGCGCTGGCCGACGTCGTCGTGGTCGGCGCGGGCACCGTACGGGTTGAGAATTACGGCGGAGCGCGGCTGAGCGTCGCGCAGCGCCAGGGCCGCCGCGACCGCGGACAGTCCGAGGTACCCCGGCTGGCGATCGTGACCCAGTCGGGACAGCTGGACCGCAACCTGCGGGTGTTCAACGACACCGAACTGGCACCGCTGGTGTTGACCTGCTCCGCGGTCGCCGACGACACTCGGCGGCGGCTGGCCGGGCACGCCGACGTCCTGGACTGCTCCGGTGATGACCCCGGGCGGGTGGACGAGGCCGTGCTGCTGGCCGCGTTGGCGCAGCGCGAGCAGTTTCGAGTGCTCACCGAAGGCGGACCGACCCTGCTGGGGTCGTTCATCGAACGCGAGCTGCTTGACGAGCTCTGCCTGACCTTGGCCCCCTATCTGGTCGGCGGCCTGGCCCGCCGTATCGCCACCGGTCCGGGCGAGCTGACCACGCCGATGCGCTGCGCGCATCTGCTCGCCGACGAATCCGGCTACCTCTACGGCCGCTACGTCAAAAGCGCGCGCCTATAAGGTGACAGGCATGACCAGCTCTTCGAGGTTCGCCCGGATCGCGGTGGTGACGGCTGCGGCCGTACTGGCCGGGTCCGCGCCCCTGCTGGCCGGATGCGCGCCCGGGCTGGCCGCCAACCCGCGGTTTGCAACCAACTCCGGCGCTGGGGCCCAGGGCCAACCCGAGTCCACCTCGGACCACGCCGGACCCCCTCCGGTGGAGGTGCCCAAGAACGACCTGCCGTGGCATGACTGCACCGCCCGGGTCTTCGGCGACGCCGCGGTGCCCGCCACGCCCGGTGTGCGGCTGGACTGCGCCAGCTACGACGCCGACATCGACCCCCTCGGCGGCGGCTCCGGGGCGATCAGCATCGGGGTGGTGCGGGCCCGGTCCGTGCAGACCCCGGGCGACGCCGGCCCCGTGGTGTTCACCACCGGCTGGGATCTGCCGTCGTCGCTGCAGCTGCCGATCTGGCTGGCGCGGGCCGGCGCGGACGTGCTCAAGAGCCACCCGGTCGTCGCCGTGGACCGGCGCGGCATCGGAATGTCGAGCCCGGTGGACTGCCGCAATCGCAGCCAGCGCGACGAAATGTGGAACCAGGCGCAGTTCACCCCCGGCGACGACCCGGTGGCCAGCCTGGGCACGGTCACTCAGGAGGCCACCACCGACTGCACCGACTCCATCTCGCCGGGTGAGTCCTCCTACGACAACACCCACGCCGCCACGGATCTCGAACGACTGCGCAGCATCTGGGACATTCCCGCGCTGTCGCTGCTCGGTATCGGCAACGGCGCCCAGATCGCCTTGGCGTACGCCGGCTCTCATCCGGGGAAGGTGGCCCGGCTGGCGCTGGACTCCCCCATCCCCCTCGGAGTCGCCGCCGAGGCCGCGGCCGAGGAACGGGTCAAGGGCCAGCAGGCGGCCTTCGAGGCGTTCGCCGCGCAGTGCGTCGCGGTCAGCTGTGCGCTGGGCCCGGACCCGAAGGGGGCCGTCGACGCGCTGCTGGGCGCGGCGCGCTCCGGGCATGGTCCGGGCGGCGCCTCGGTGGCCGCGGTGACCAACGCGATCGTCACGGCCCTGGGCTATCCCACCGGCGATCGGGTCAACACCACCAACGAGTTGGCCAAGGCACTGGCCTCGGCCAACTCCGGCGACGCCAATCTGTTGAACAACTTGATCAACCGGGCCCAAGGCACCACCGGCAGCGACGGGCACTTCATCAACTCGTGCGCCGACGCGCTCAACCGGCCCACGCCCGATCGGGTCCGGGAGCTGGTGGTCGCCTGGGGCAAGGAGTACCCACAGTTCGGCGCGGTCGGCGCGCTGGCGATGGCACAGTGCCTGAGCTGGCCCAGCAGCAGCACCCCCGACCTGCCGAAGGAACTCAAGATCGACGTGCTGCTGCTCGGCGCGCAAAACGATCCGATCGTCGGAGAGGAGGGCGTGGCGGCCACCGCCGCGGCCGTCATCAACGCCGGGTCGGCCAGCAAGCGGGTGATGTGGCAGGGCATCGGCCACGGCGCCGCGGTGTACTCGGCGTGCACGTTGCCGCCGCTGATCGGCTACCTCGACAGCGGCAAGCTGCCCGACACCGATGTGTACTGCCCGGCCTGACCCAACCTGATCCGGGCCCCCGAGCCCGGTCCGGGGTACGGTTCGCTGGTGACGGCAGCCGACTCCTTGATGCACCGGGCGAACACCGCCCTGCTGGCCGCATTCCGGCCCCCCACGTCCCCGCCGAGCACCGCGACGGTACTGCGTTCGGTGCTGTGGCCGGTGGCCATCATGTCGTTGATCCACCGCGCCGTGATACTGCCGCTGAACGGCAACATCACCGACGACTTCAAACCGGTGTACCGGGCGGTGCTGAACTTCCGGCACGGCTTGGACATCTACAACGAGCACTTCGACTACGTCGATCCGCACTACCTGTACTCCCCCGGGGGCACCCTGCTGATGTCCCCGTTCGGGTACCTGCCGGAAACCCTGTCGCGGTACACCTTCATCGCCACCAACACGATCGCGATCGTCCTGGCCGCCTACCTGCTGCTGCGGATGTTCGGCTTGCGCCTGACCTCGGTGGCGGCCCCGGCCCTGCTGGCGGCGATGTTCCTCACCGAAAGTGTCAGCAGCACACTGGTGTTCACCAACATCAACGGCGTCATCCTGCTGGCCGAAGTGCTGTTCTTCCGCTGGCTGCTCGACGGCCGGGAGAGCCGCCAGTGGTGGGCCGGTGTCGCGGTCGGGCTGACCCTGGTGGTCAAACCGGTGTTGGCGCCGCTACTGCTCTTACCGCTGCTGAGCCGGCAGTGGCGGCCGTTCGTCGGGGCGATCGGGGTGCCGGTGCTGTTCAACGTGGCGGCGTTCCCGCTGACCAGCGATCCGCGCAGTTACTTCACCCAGACGGTGCCCTACATCCTGGGCACCCGCGACTACTTCAACTCCTCGATCCTGGGCAACGGGGTGTTCTTCGGGCTGCCCTCGGGTCTGATCCTGTTCATGCGGGTGCTGTTCACCGTTCTGGCCGCCGTCAGCCTCTGGTTGCTCTACCGCTACTACCGCACCCGCGACCCGCGGTTCTGGATGCTGACTTCTTCGGGGGTGCTGCTGACCGCGTCGTTCCTGGTGCTGTCGCTGGGACAGGGCTACTACTCGATCGTGCTGTTCCCGTTCCTGATGACCGTGGTGCTGCCGAACTCGGTGCTGCGCAACTGGCCGGCGTGGCTGGGGGTCTACGGGTTCATGACCCTGGACAAGTGGCTGATCTTCCGGTGGATGAACATCGGGCGGCCGCTGGACTACCTCAAGATCACCTACGGCTGGTCGCTGCTGTTGATCGTGGTGTGCACCGTGCTGTGCTACCGCTACCTCGACGCCCGCGAACAGGGCCGCCTGGACGACGGGATCGATCCGGCATGGCTAGCGGCCGGGCCGGCGAAGGCTACCGTGGAAGCATGACCCCCGAACCGACGGTGTCACTCACCGACGACGAGTGGCGCGCGAAACTGACCCCCGAGGAATTCGCCGTACTGCGCCGCGCCGGAACCGAGCCGCCGAACACCGGTGAATACACCGACACCACCACCGAAGGTGTCTACGAGTGCCGGGCGTGCGGTGCCGAATTGTTCCGCAGCACAGAGAAATTCCACTCGCACTGCGGCTGGCCGTCGTTCTTCGACCCGGCCGACTCCGACGCGGTGATCCTGCGCGCCGACAACTCGCTGGGGAGGCAGCGCACCGAGGTGTTGTGCGCGTCCTGCCACAGCCATCTGGGCCACGTGTTCACCGGCGAGGGCTACCCCACCCCCACCGACCAGCGCTACTGCATAAACAGCATCTGCCTGCGGCTGGTGCCGTCGTCATAGCCGCCGGGCTCACCACTGCCCGGTGAAGATGTCCTCGAAAACGTTGTAGGTCAACAGCGGAACCTGCTCAAGCGATGCACCGATGTTCTCCGCGCCGTCCACGAAGGCGTTTCCGATGCTGGTCGGGTCCCCGGACAGGGTCGCCTCGAGGAGGTTGTACGCGGCGAGCTGCGGCGGCAGGACCAGCTCGCGCCAGAGCAGGAATCCGTCGCCCAGCAGGCCCATGTCCGTCGAGACGGGTTGTCCGGCCCAGTTGACCAGCGTCCAGCCGTCCTCGGGGTTGCCGGTCAGCTCGACGATGCCCGCGTTGGGCAGCGGCTGCGGCACGCCGGTCGAGGAGACGTCGAACAGGCCCTTGAGCAGCACTTCGATGTCGGGGTTCTTGACGGTGTTCATCACCCAGATCATGGTGACCGCGGAGCTGCTGAAGACGGCCTCGTTGATCGCCCCGTTGTCGCCGATGACGGGGTTGTCCATCGCGTGGTTGTACACGGCGTCGATCGCTTCGTTGTATTTCTCGAGCACGATCAGGCCGTTGTAGTCCAGGGCGCCCGGGATAGGCAGCACCGACGGCAGGGCCAACGTCCACAGCGCGCTGGACAGGGCGTAGAGGATCCCGGCGGGGCTGAGGTTGGGCAGGTCGGAGTAGATGCCACCGTCGACCTCGGTCAGCCCGTACAAGATTCTGATGTCGTCGTGCGAGATGCCCATGAGGTCGGCAAACGGGTAGGCGGTTTCCTGCGCGTCGGTGTCGGGACCGGAGAAGATTCCGGCGACCTTGCCCAGGCCGATCTCGTCGAGGAGTTTCTGCGCCGTGTCGAGCGCTTCCTGTTCTCCATTGGCACTGATTCCGGCCCCGGGAAAACTCGGGGCGAACGTGACCCGCTCGTTGCCCGGCGGCGCGTCTTCGGCATGCCGCACGATGTCCATGACGATGTCTTGGGCGGCCAGCAGAATATCGGCGAGCTGGACCGCGGGGAGCTGGACTGCCGCCGGGTTCGCGGCGAGCAGGCCGGCGGTCAGCAGCGCGGTGCCGGCGGCCGCGAAGCGGGGTGTCGAGCTAGCTGTCTGGGATCGACCGAGCATCGTTCGACACCTCCGTGAGGACGGGACCAAGGCGCAGCCTTAGAAAATAATTAGCGTCCCGGAAGATATCTTATGTTTGCTATCTACACAAGATGGCGACAGCTGTCGCGTCGGCTGTTATGGAAGTGCGGCCACCAGCTGCTCGACCTCGACCCGGGGGCCGGTGAAGAACGGCGTTTCCTCCCGCGCGTGCAAGCGGGCCTCGGTGTTACGCAGGTCGCGCATCAGGTCGACGATCCGGTCGAGTTCGGGCGCCTCGAACGCCAGGATCCACTCGTAGTCACCGAGCGCGAACGCGGGCACGGTGTTGGCCCGGACATCCTTGTACTCCCGGGCCGCCATCCCGTGCTCGGCCAGCATCCTGCGACGGTCCTCTTCGGGCAGGACGTACCACTCGAGCGACCGCACGAAGGGGTACACGCAGACGTAGGCGCCTGCCGGTTCACCGGCGATGAACGCCGGGACATGACTCCGGTTGAACTCGGCCGGCCGGTGCAACGCCACGCTGCTCCACACCGGCTCGCAGAGCCGGCCCAGCGCGGTGCGGCGGAACCCGGAGTAGGTGGCCTGCAGGTCCTCGATGCGCTCGGCGTGGGTCCAGATCATGAAGTCGGCGTCCGCACGCAGACCGGCGACGTCGTAGATACCGCGGACCACCACGCCGCGCTCTTCTTGCTGCTTGAAGTAGGTGGCGGCCTGGTCGGCGATCGCCTCGCGGGTCTCAGTACCTGCGTCGAGTCCACCCGGATTCACCGAGAACACCGAGAACATCACGTAGCGGAGGGTGGAGTTCAGCTTGTCGTAGTCGAGGTGCGCCATGGCCCATATGCTGCCACGATGCGCTGTGAAGGTCGCTAGGGCGCCGGGGTGGCGCTGATCACGGCCGCCACTGCCCGATCAGCCGCAGCGATGCAGGCCGGTACTCCGATGCCGTCGAGATAGTTGCCGGCGACCGCCACGGTCGGTGGCAGCGCGGCGCGCAGCCCGGCGACCAGGCTGGCATGGCCGGACCGATATTGCGGCATCGCCGCAGGCCAGCGCTGCACGCGCACGTCGATCGGGTCCACCGTGACGCCGAAGACGGCCTCCAGGTCCTGCACCGACCACCCCACCAGCTCCGCGTCGGAGGCGCTGGTGCGGGAATCGCCGAACCGGCCGAAGGACAACCGCAACACCTCGACCCTGCCGCCGTAGCCGCGGTCGCCCCATTTGCGCGAGGTCAGGGTGATCGCCTTGGCGTGCAACCGCTCCCCGGTGGCAACCAGCACCCCGGAGTTGTTCGGGAACGCCGCGCCGGCGGGTACCGCCATCGCCACCACCACCGACGACGCGTTGCCGATCCGGCTGGCCGCCGCCGCGGCACGCGGAGCGAACCCGGTGGCCAGCCGGGCCAGCACGGGGGCGGGCACCGCGACGACTACCCGGTCGGCGCGGTGGTGGCCGCCACTGGTGTCCCGCAACAGCCATCCGTCGCCGACCGGGTCGATCTGGGTCACCGCCGCCTGCACCCAGCGCAGCCGGGCGCTGCGCACCAGCGCGTTGACCAGCACCTGATATCCGCCGGTGACTGCGCCGAAGACCGGTACGCCGGTCGTCGTGGGCAGTGCCCGCCGCACCGCCTCGGTCAGGCTGGGCACGCCTTCATCGAGCAGGGTGGCCAGGCCGGGCACCGCCGAGCGCAGCCCGACCGTCGCCGCCGAACCCGCGTACACCCCGCCGATCAGCGGATCCACCGAGCAGGCCACCACCTGTGCACCGAACCGGTCGGCCACCAGCGCACCCAGCGCCGGATCACTGCCCGGTTCGAACGCCAACGGGCGGGTGGGCTCACCGGCGATCCGGGCAAGGGTCTCCGAGTCGACCAGCCCGGCCATCGACTCCGGCGACGACGGAATCCCGCTGAGCGTGTCCGGCGGCAACCGATGCAGCAGCCGGCGGCTGTACAGCAACGGCCGCACCCCGGTGGTACCGCGCTGCCGATCGGCCAAACCGAGCTCGGCCAGCAGGGCGGGCACTTCGGGCCGGCGGGCGACGAAGGCCTCGGCGCCCACGTCCACGCCGATCCCGCCCAGGGTCTCGGTGCGCAACAGCCCGCCGAGCCGGTCGGCCGGATCGAACACGGTGATGTCGACTGCGTCGCCGAGCGTCGCCCGCAGCCGGTGGGCGGCGGCCAGACCGGAGATGCCGCCCCCGACGACGCAGTACGACGTGGTCACAATGAATGAACCAGCGATACCAGGTCGGTCAGCACCCCGGGGTCCGTTTCCGGCAGCACGCCGTGGCCGAGGTTGAACACGTGCCCCGACGCTCCGGCGGCCACAGCGGCGCGGCCGTCGGCGACGACGGCCCGTGCGGCACGCTCCACTACCGGCCAGCCCGCCAGCAGCACCGCCGGGTCCAGGTTGCCCTGCAGGGCGGTGCCGGCACCCACGCGGGCGGCGGCGTCGGTCAGCGAGGTACGCCAGTCCACACCCACCACCGTGGCACCCGCGTCGGCCATGGCGCCCAGCAGCTCGCCGGTCTGCACCCCGAAGTGCGTCATCGGCACGTCCCGGTCGGCCAGGGTGGCGAACACCCGGGCACTGTGCGGTGCTACGAAACGCTGGTAGTCAGCCAGGCACAGCGTGCCGGCCCAGGAGTCGAACAATTGGATCGCGTCCACACCGTGGTCGAGTTGCACCGTCAGAAACGCGATGGTCAGGTCCGTGAGACGGGTCATCAGCTCGTGCCAGCTGTCCGGGTCGGCCAGCATCATCGCCTTGGTGCGGGCGTGAGTCCGGCTGGGCCCGCCCTCGACCAGGTAGGAGGCCATGGTGAACGGCGCGCCGGCAAAGCCGATCAGCGGCACCGTGCCAAGCGCGTCCACCAGCAGTGATACCGCCGCGGCGACGGCCGTCACCTGCTGCGGGTCCAACGGCCGCAGGGCTGCGACATCGGCCGCACTGCGCACCGGGTTGGCGATCACCGGACCGACATCGGGCACGATGTCCAGATCCACCCCGGCGCCGCGCAGCGGCACCACGATGTCGGAGAACAGGATCGCCGCGTCGACGTCGTGGCGGCGCACCGGCTGCAGGGTGATCTCGCAGACCAGTTCGGGGTCGAAACAGGCCGCCAGCATGCTGTGCTGCGCGCGCAGCTCACGGTATTCGGGCAGGGATCGGCCGGCCTGGCGCATGAACCAGACCGGCACCCGGCTGGGTTGCCGGCCGGCAGCGGCGGTCAGGTACGGGGAATCAGGCAGTTCACGACGGGCACTCATCGTGCTCAATGCTGCCACGCCCGATTGCGGCAGGCCGAACCGTGCCGTTTCATGCGGCGGTCCCCCGGCTTCCGCTTGCCAATTCGGCGCGCCTGTCTGCGCCGACCGGCGCCGGGGGTTAGCGTGAGATTCGGTGACCCGCGTCGCGGCGGTGCACAACAGAATCCTGGGTGCCGGCCGCTGGCGACGCGGCGCACAGCGACCAGTTAAGGAGCGGCACCCGTGACATCAGCCGAGCCTGCCCCATTCCGGGAAGCGGTGGCGACGATGCACGCCGCAACCGTGCGGTCGGAAATCGAATTGGGCCCGATCCGTCCGCCGCAGCGCCTGGCGCCCTACAGCTACGCGCTGGGCGCCGAGGTCAAGCATCCCGAGACCGACTTCGTCCCGGAGGACTCCGACGGCGATGCCTTCGGCCGGCTGATCCTGCTGTATGACCCCGACGGCACCGACGCCTGGGACGGCACCATGCGGATGGTGGCCTTCATCCAGGCCGACCTGGATCCGCACGAGGCGATCGACCCGCTACTCCCCGAAGTCGCGTGGAGTTGGCTGGTCGAGGCGCTGGGCGCCCGCACCGAGCACGTCACCGCATTGGGCGGGACCGTCACCGCCACCACCTCAGTTCGGTACGGCGACATCTCCGGGCCGCCGCGGGGACACCAGTTGGAACTGCGTGCATCGTGGACCGCGACCACCCCGGAGCTGGGCACCCATGTCCAGGCGTTCTGCGAGGTGCTGGAACACGCCGCGGGCCTACCGCCGGTCGGAATCACTGATCTGAGCTCGCGAACCCGCGTCTGAGATGTCCGAGCAGACCACCGAACCGGCCACCGAAGAGCCCGAGCCGACACCGCTGCCGCATCCTGCGGAGGGGGTGCCGGAGGTGTCGGTCACCCGCACGCAGATCGGTGCCGCCGCCGATCTCCTGGCCGGCGGTCACGGCCCGTTCGCGGTGGATGCCGAGCGGGCATCAGGCTTCCGCTACTCCAACCGGGCCTACCTCATCCAGATCCGCCGTGCCGGTGCCGGGACGGTGCTGATCGATCCGGTCGGCGCCGGCGAGGATCCGGCTGCCCTGCTGCGCCCGGTTGCCGAGGTACTCGACGACGACGAGTGGATTCTGCACGCCGCCGACCAGGACCTGGCCTGCCTGGCCGAGGTCGGCATGTGGCCCAAAGCGTTGTACGACACCGAGCTGGCCGGGCGACTGGCCGGCTTCGACCGGGTGAACCTGGCCGCGATGGTTCAGCGACTGTTGGGGCTGGGTCTGGCCAAGGGGCACGGCGCCGCGGACTGGTCGAAGCGGCCGCTGCCGGCGGATTGGCTCAACTATGCGGCGCTCGACGTCGAGGTGCTCATCGAACTGCGCCAGGCGATCGCTGAGGTGCTGTCCGAGCAGGGCAAAACCGATTGGGCGGCACAGGAGTTCAATCACCTTCGAGTCACCGACTTCACCACCACGACGCGCCGGGACCGCTGGCGGCGCACGTCGGGCATCCACAAGGTGCGCGATCGGCGCGGCCTAGCCGCCGTCCGTGAGCTGTGGACGGTGCGCGACCAGATCGCAGCGCGCCGAGACATCGCGCCCGGACGCATCCTGCCCGACTCGGCGATCATCGCCGCGGCCGTCGCCAACCCGACCACCGTTGACGAGCTGCTCGCCCTGCCGGTCTTCGGCGGGCCCAAACAACGTCGCAGCGCGGCGACCTGGCTGGCGGCGCTGGCCGCGGCCCGCGACAACCCCGAGCCGCCGGAAGCCGGGGAGTCCACCAGCGGTCCACCGCCGCCGTCGCGCTGGGCGCGGCGCAAACCCGAGGCGGCCGCGCGGTTGGAGGCGTCCCGCGCCGCCCTGACTGCCGTGTCCGAACAGGTGCAGGTGCCGACCGAGAACCTGCTCACCCCCGACCTGGTGCGCCGACTGTGCTGGGACTTCAAACCGGCGACACCAAACACCGCGGTGGTGATCGAGGAGTTCCTGGCCGCCGGCGGCGCACGCCCCTGGCAACGTGAGCTGACGGTGCCGGTGCTGACGGCGGCTCTCGGCCACCCGTAGCCGGGCCGGGTTCTGCGCGCCCGGTCGGGCCGGCTACTCCAGCCGCTCGCTGACCTCGTCGACGCAGTTGGAGGCGCCCATCGCCGCCACCCAGCCGGTGATCTGGCGAGCCACATCCTGTGCGGTCAGGCCGACCTCGGCCAGCAGCTGACCGCGCGAGGCGTGGTCGTAGAAACGCTGCGGCAGACCGACATCGCGGCAGGGCAGGTCGACCTCGGCACGCCGCAGCGCCGCCGACACCGCCGAGCCGATACCGCCGGCCACGCCGTTGTCCTCGCAGGTGACCACCAGCTTGTGCGCACCGGCCATCTCGACGAGCACCTCCGGCACCGGGAGCACCCACCGCGGGTCGACGACCGTCACCCCGATGCCCTGGTTGTGCAGCCGGTCGGCCACCGCCAGCGCCATGGGCGCGAAGGCGCCGACCGCGACCAGCAGGACGTCTTGGGGCAACCCGTCGGCCGGGACCGCGAGCACGTCCACCCCGGAGCGCCGCTCGATGGCGGGAATGTCTTCGCCCACATCCCCCTTCGGGAATCGCAGGGCGGTGGGGCCGTCGTTGACGTCGAGCGCTTCGCCGAGCTCCTCGCGCAGTCGGACGCCGTCGCGAGGCGCGGCCACCCGGATGCCGGGCACGATCCCCAGCACCGACAGATCCCACATACCGTTGTGACTCGCACCGTCGGGCCCGGTGATCCCGGACCGATCCAACACCAGCGTGACCGGCAGCTTGTGCAGCGCGACGTCCATCACAAGCTGGTCGAAG is a genomic window of Mycolicibacter heraklionensis containing:
- the zapE gene encoding cell division protein ZapE → MASIAPCDYSSCVPNPAAESIDHLVDRQPAVSPERLIAQLKPPPTFAGASFASYRPDPAQPSQAAAVTACTAFCTQAVTRRAGRRKLLGKREVLPGVGIYLDGGFGVGKTHLLASVYHAITDTAAAEPPGTAFATFMELTQLAGVFGFTECIELLGGYTVVCIDEFELDDPGNTTLVSRLLSELVARGVSIAATSNTLPEQLGEGRFAVQDFLREISALASIFTPVRVDGPDYRHRDLPPAPEPPSAQQVTQRAAARPGATLDDFDGLCAHLATMHPSRYLTLIEGVTAVFLTGAHAIEDQNVALRLVALTDRLYDAGIPVVASGAKLDQIFSAEMLAGGYRKKYLRATSRLLALSSGG
- a CDS encoding pyrimidine reductase family protein, whose product is MSDLSADPGFTLLGSTAPVDDAELGRLYAYPETSEPRVWVRANFIGSIDGGATVAGTSGGLAGPGDRSLFMLLRALADVVVVGAGTVRVENYGGARLSVAQRQGRRDRGQSEVPRLAIVTQSGQLDRNLRVFNDTELAPLVLTCSAVADDTRRRLAGHADVLDCSGDDPGRVDEAVLLAALAQREQFRVLTEGGPTLLGSFIERELLDELCLTLAPYLVGGLARRIATGPGELTTPMRCAHLLADESGYLYGRYVKSARL
- a CDS encoding alpha/beta hydrolase, which encodes MTSSSRFARIAVVTAAAVLAGSAPLLAGCAPGLAANPRFATNSGAGAQGQPESTSDHAGPPPVEVPKNDLPWHDCTARVFGDAAVPATPGVRLDCASYDADIDPLGGGSGAISIGVVRARSVQTPGDAGPVVFTTGWDLPSSLQLPIWLARAGADVLKSHPVVAVDRRGIGMSSPVDCRNRSQRDEMWNQAQFTPGDDPVASLGTVTQEATTDCTDSISPGESSYDNTHAATDLERLRSIWDIPALSLLGIGNGAQIALAYAGSHPGKVARLALDSPIPLGVAAEAAAEERVKGQQAAFEAFAAQCVAVSCALGPDPKGAVDALLGAARSGHGPGGASVAAVTNAIVTALGYPTGDRVNTTNELAKALASANSGDANLLNNLINRAQGTTGSDGHFINSCADALNRPTPDRVRELVVAWGKEYPQFGAVGALAMAQCLSWPSSSTPDLPKELKIDVLLLGAQNDPIVGEEGVAATAAAVINAGSASKRVMWQGIGHGAAVYSACTLPPLIGYLDSGKLPDTDVYCPA
- the aftC gene encoding arabinofuranan 3-O-arabinosyltransferase, with protein sequence MHRANTALLAAFRPPTSPPSTATVLRSVLWPVAIMSLIHRAVILPLNGNITDDFKPVYRAVLNFRHGLDIYNEHFDYVDPHYLYSPGGTLLMSPFGYLPETLSRYTFIATNTIAIVLAAYLLLRMFGLRLTSVAAPALLAAMFLTESVSSTLVFTNINGVILLAEVLFFRWLLDGRESRQWWAGVAVGLTLVVKPVLAPLLLLPLLSRQWRPFVGAIGVPVLFNVAAFPLTSDPRSYFTQTVPYILGTRDYFNSSILGNGVFFGLPSGLILFMRVLFTVLAAVSLWLLYRYYRTRDPRFWMLTSSGVLLTASFLVLSLGQGYYSIVLFPFLMTVVLPNSVLRNWPAWLGVYGFMTLDKWLIFRWMNIGRPLDYLKITYGWSLLLIVVCTVLCYRYLDAREQGRLDDGIDPAWLAAGPAKATVEA
- the msrB gene encoding peptide-methionine (R)-S-oxide reductase MsrB encodes the protein MTPEPTVSLTDDEWRAKLTPEEFAVLRRAGTEPPNTGEYTDTTTEGVYECRACGAELFRSTEKFHSHCGWPSFFDPADSDAVILRADNSLGRQRTEVLCASCHSHLGHVFTGEGYPTPTDQRYCINSICLRLVPSS
- a CDS encoding histidine phosphatase family protein, with the protein product MLGRSQTASSTPRFAAAGTALLTAGLLAANPAAVQLPAVQLADILLAAQDIVMDIVRHAEDAPPGNERVTFAPSFPGAGISANGEQEALDTAQKLLDEIGLGKVAGIFSGPDTDAQETAYPFADLMGISHDDIRILYGLTEVDGGIYSDLPNLSPAGILYALSSALWTLALPSVLPIPGALDYNGLIVLEKYNEAIDAVYNHAMDNPVIGDNGAINEAVFSSSAVTMIWVMNTVKNPDIEVLLKGLFDVSSTGVPQPLPNAGIVELTGNPEDGWTLVNWAGQPVSTDMGLLGDGFLLWRELVLPPQLAAYNLLEATLSGDPTSIGNAFVDGAENIGASLEQVPLLTYNVFEDIFTGQW